One window from the genome of Natronomonas pharaonis DSM 2160 encodes:
- a CDS encoding DUF6517 family protein — protein MRINVAAFAVLAVVVTAGCAGALLGEDLDFESGETVIEESTAKDAGYELQLSEREEYSQTIDVGDDGNQTNVTVKSHMARYGQVDDDMPAGTGPVQVGTVTIPEATIAGQSVNPLLQMDTYELAARYVGGFDESGFEEHDNYTLQPFDDDSDANVTVFRVEPDEPDAEPTAFIHVLQTQRDDTGDTIVGYVMYPVDEEESETAERLLGALEYTPPEELEDSDAEDG, from the coding sequence ATGCGCATCAACGTCGCCGCCTTTGCCGTCCTTGCGGTCGTCGTGACCGCTGGCTGTGCTGGCGCGCTCCTCGGTGAAGACCTCGATTTCGAGTCCGGCGAGACGGTCATCGAGGAGTCGACAGCAAAGGATGCGGGCTATGAACTCCAGTTGTCGGAACGCGAAGAGTACTCCCAGACCATCGACGTCGGTGACGACGGCAACCAGACCAACGTCACCGTCAAAAGCCACATGGCGAGATACGGGCAGGTAGACGACGACATGCCCGCCGGGACCGGCCCGGTACAGGTCGGGACGGTCACGATACCTGAAGCGACAATCGCCGGCCAGAGTGTCAACCCGCTGCTCCAGATGGACACCTACGAGCTTGCGGCCCGGTACGTCGGTGGCTTCGACGAGAGCGGCTTCGAAGAACACGACAACTACACGCTCCAGCCATTCGACGACGACAGCGACGCCAACGTCACCGTCTTCCGCGTCGAACCGGACGAGCCCGACGCCGAGCCGACAGCCTTCATCCACGTCCTCCAGACCCAGCGGGACGACACCGGAGACACCATCGTCGGCTACGTGATGTACCCCGTCGATGAAGAGGAGTCCGAGACCGCAGAGCGGCTCCTCGGGGCGCTTGAGTACACCCCGCCGGAGGAACTCGAAGACAGCGACGCCGAAGACGGATAA
- a CDS encoding DUF2062 domain-containing protein, translated as MALLRARLGETVDDLRGRLHAALAERYTPGQVAGSFAVGVFITSLPTLGTGLLLFPPLSYLFAGISKVALVAAVAVMNPVVKWGVYGVSFWLGSRLLGPVEGVARGDIGLSAAPEVVTRLLVGNLLLAVVFTVVGYAVAYRLTVEYRQQNGGVGRIEGALEAVFGRR; from the coding sequence ATGGCACTGCTCCGGGCACGGCTCGGCGAGACCGTCGACGACCTCAGGGGGCGGCTCCACGCGGCACTCGCCGAGCGGTACACGCCGGGGCAGGTCGCCGGAAGCTTCGCCGTCGGCGTCTTCATCACCTCGCTGCCGACGCTGGGGACCGGACTGTTGCTCTTTCCGCCGCTTTCGTACCTGTTTGCCGGGATATCGAAGGTCGCGCTCGTGGCGGCGGTGGCGGTGATGAATCCCGTCGTCAAATGGGGCGTCTACGGTGTCAGTTTCTGGCTCGGGTCGAGGCTTCTCGGGCCGGTCGAGGGGGTAGCACGCGGGGATATCGGGCTATCGGCCGCGCCGGAGGTCGTGACCCGGTTGCTCGTCGGGAACCTACTTTTGGCGGTGGTGTTTACCGTCGTCGGCTACGCCGTGGCCTATCGGCTCACCGTCGAGTACCGGCAACAAAACGGCGGCGTCGGCCGCATCGAGGGCGCGCTCGAAGCGGTGTTCGGTCGGCGGTAG
- a CDS encoding MATE family efflux transporter: protein MPNLFRLGVLAVGLALARAGLIDETRARRTTELAWPRIVTGIARMSKNAVDVAMVGVAVGSSAIAGVGIAGPFWGLAFAIGGGIAGGTIALVSQRYGADAYDELGQAVRTSAFLVVIASLPLVAVFWTYGPQLVGLLSSDPEVVRLGGDYLRLVGFGIPLAGLNLVGSRVLVGSDDAYTAMVVRAGGAVANVVINAVLIFGLGMGVEGAALGTVLSNAAVTAAFALGLTFGRLPGAGRFPVTVDPVGGYVDRATARDLIAIGAPVMGRNLVWTVAEIPMFAILDIFGSDVVSAFVIARRVWGLLNTPGWGFGLASSSLVGQELGTGDESTAEAYGRDIIRFSVAVYIVSAAVVFAFAGPIVEAFVDDPTGPEVPIAVDLVRVACVAIVLQGVSGGAAGPLDAAGDTRWPFASQALGMFGVSIPLVLVGALTPLGIYGLYLAFLAETAVPAALNYYRFRSGAWKAVSREYRPEAGRADD from the coding sequence GTGCCGAACCTGTTTCGGCTGGGCGTGCTGGCTGTCGGGCTGGCGCTGGCGCGGGCGGGGCTCATCGACGAGACCCGCGCGCGGCGAACGACCGAGTTGGCGTGGCCCCGCATCGTCACTGGCATCGCCCGGATGTCGAAAAACGCCGTCGACGTCGCGATGGTCGGGGTCGCTGTCGGGTCATCGGCCATCGCCGGCGTCGGTATCGCCGGACCGTTCTGGGGGCTTGCCTTCGCCATCGGCGGCGGCATCGCCGGCGGTACCATCGCGCTGGTCAGCCAGCGGTACGGCGCCGATGCATACGACGAGCTGGGACAGGCGGTCCGAACCAGCGCGTTCCTCGTCGTCATCGCGAGCCTCCCGCTCGTGGCCGTGTTCTGGACGTACGGCCCACAGCTTGTCGGCCTGCTGAGCAGCGACCCCGAGGTCGTCCGGCTCGGCGGCGATTATCTCCGGCTCGTCGGCTTCGGAATTCCGCTGGCGGGGCTGAATCTCGTCGGCAGCCGCGTGCTCGTCGGCTCCGATGACGCCTACACCGCGATGGTCGTCCGCGCGGGCGGGGCCGTCGCCAACGTCGTTATCAACGCCGTCCTCATCTTCGGCCTCGGGATGGGCGTCGAGGGCGCGGCGCTCGGAACGGTCCTCTCGAACGCCGCCGTCACCGCCGCGTTCGCGCTCGGGCTGACGTTCGGCCGCCTGCCCGGCGCGGGACGGTTCCCGGTGACTGTCGACCCCGTCGGCGGCTACGTCGACCGGGCGACGGCCAGAGACCTCATCGCCATCGGCGCGCCGGTGATGGGCCGGAACCTTGTCTGGACCGTCGCCGAGATACCGATGTTCGCCATTCTCGATATCTTCGGCTCCGATGTCGTCTCGGCGTTCGTCATCGCCCGCCGGGTCTGGGGGTTGCTGAACACCCCCGGTTGGGGCTTCGGCCTCGCTTCGTCGAGCCTTGTCGGCCAAGAACTGGGCACCGGCGACGAGTCGACCGCCGAGGCGTACGGTCGCGATATCATCCGCTTTTCGGTGGCCGTCTACATCGTCTCGGCGGCGGTCGTCTTCGCCTTCGCCGGCCCCATTGTCGAGGCATTCGTCGACGACCCGACTGGCCCCGAGGTGCCGATTGCGGTCGACCTCGTTCGAGTGGCCTGTGTCGCCATCGTCCTACAGGGCGTTTCCGGCGGGGCCGCCGGGCCGTTGGACGCCGCTGGCGACACCCGCTGGCCGTTCGCCAGCCAGGCGCTGGGAATGTTCGGCGTCTCGATTCCGCTCGTCCTCGTCGGCGCGCTGACGCCGCTGGGAATCTACGGGCTCTATTTGGCTTTCCTCGCTGAGACGGCGGTACCGGCGGCGCTCAACTACTATCGGTTCCGCTCGGGCGCATGGAAGGCGGTCAGCCGCGAGTACCGTCCCGAGGCCGGGCGTGCCGATGATTGA
- a CDS encoding FtsZ/tubulin family protein, whose protein sequence is MTTDEELLAAADALREAVLVAGNGSTGTAVADWVAAGDAPAATDVETPDVSVVAVDAADADASADIESPGALLSVAVVAVPQRPSAGERRLLTALESTVDTVIVTTGDAPELTTAVEAFVSMVRDAGFVNVDLADARTVFEPVAQAALGIGESPGGTPGEAVEEAIAALPPGVETDTASGVLVDLRGGPSMSVGDVNDAVTAVREQVGTEAHVIWGGKVDEALSETVVVRLIAAGVDNVRAAPGDDCPRCDRGLFAYTLSGLPGLSCDTCGFGGVSTGRKKNSESS, encoded by the coding sequence GTGACGACAGACGAAGAACTTCTGGCCGCCGCCGACGCGCTCCGGGAAGCGGTGCTCGTCGCGGGCAACGGGTCGACGGGGACCGCCGTCGCCGACTGGGTCGCCGCTGGCGACGCGCCCGCGGCGACTGACGTCGAGACGCCCGATGTCTCGGTCGTCGCCGTCGACGCGGCCGACGCGGACGCGAGTGCGGATATCGAGTCACCGGGGGCCTTGCTCTCGGTTGCGGTCGTCGCGGTGCCGCAGCGGCCGTCGGCGGGCGAGCGCCGCCTGCTGACTGCGCTGGAGTCGACAGTTGACACGGTCATCGTAACGACCGGAGACGCCCCCGAATTGACCACCGCCGTTGAGGCGTTCGTCTCGATGGTCAGAGACGCCGGCTTCGTCAACGTCGACCTCGCCGACGCCCGGACGGTGTTCGAACCGGTCGCACAGGCGGCGCTCGGCATCGGGGAGTCGCCCGGTGGCACGCCCGGAGAAGCCGTCGAAGAAGCCATCGCAGCGCTGCCGCCCGGCGTCGAAACCGACACCGCAAGCGGCGTGCTCGTGGACCTACGCGGCGGGCCATCGATGAGCGTCGGCGACGTAAACGACGCCGTGACGGCCGTCCGAGAGCAGGTGGGCACCGAAGCACACGTCATCTGGGGCGGAAAGGTGGATGAGGCCCTCTCGGAGACGGTCGTCGTCCGCCTCATCGCCGCCGGTGTCGACAACGTCCGGGCCGCCCCCGGCGATGATTGTCCGCGCTGTGACCGCGGGCTGTTTGCGTACACGCTCTCGGGGCTGCCGGGGCTTTCGTGTGACACCTGCGGCTTCGGCGGGGTCTCGACGGGTCGCAAAAAGAACTCGGAGTCGTCGTAG
- a CDS encoding bacteriorhodopsin, with amino-acid sequence MIPDTTLYLVSAAIFLVSGAVFWAWTRRQPTELRKYCYPLVALVLLSAASSTLDAAGIGHLDIWAGSIELPNAVDDFIAYPVLVGFVGVLAGSSRRMLVVLVGAPVVMRTSFVVATLTEGTVSTVAGLVVVAGYLVVTAILFGPVWRTASQQNDRRRLLYWKARNLLVLLMGMLIVYSQLELLGLFDPFTGTVANQYIDLLLRIAFAGFLLSNVRSLS; translated from the coding sequence ATGATTCCGGACACGACGCTGTATCTGGTGTCGGCGGCTATCTTTCTCGTCTCGGGAGCCGTCTTCTGGGCGTGGACGCGCCGGCAGCCGACGGAACTTCGAAAATACTGTTATCCGCTCGTCGCGCTGGTGCTGCTGTCGGCGGCCTCCTCGACGCTTGATGCCGCCGGCATCGGCCACCTCGATATCTGGGCCGGCTCTATCGAGTTGCCGAACGCCGTCGATGACTTCATCGCATACCCGGTGCTTGTCGGCTTCGTCGGCGTGCTGGCGGGTAGCTCCCGCCGGATGCTCGTCGTGCTCGTCGGCGCGCCGGTGGTGATGCGGACATCGTTCGTCGTTGCGACCCTCACTGAGGGGACCGTCAGCACCGTCGCCGGGCTGGTCGTCGTCGCCGGCTACCTCGTGGTTACCGCCATCCTGTTCGGCCCGGTCTGGCGGACCGCCAGCCAACAGAACGACCGCCGACGGTTGCTCTACTGGAAAGCGCGGAACCTGCTTGTCCTCCTGATGGGAATGCTCATCGTCTATTCCCAGCTTGAGCTACTGGGGCTCTTTGACCCCTTCACCGGGACGGTCGCAAACCAGTATATCGACCTCCTGCTCCGCATCGCCTTCGCCGGCTTCTTGCTTTCGAACGTCCGGTCGCTCTCGTAG
- a CDS encoding helix-turn-helix domain-containing protein, producing MREVVFVVTHEPGVNPVADLLADHPAARLRSAACHVTESSLWRVDHAQGPAVVLDSLADMAGARYFTDCLVRDGCAGDWETTVLDRTDSSLVLYSYWERAPDCDSVPHLAREHFGEGVVIDETWRERSQRWRVLAPDGDISPFIEDVRAVADADVTFERVSDPDPAADDALPPEQADALAAAVEAGYYETPRETEAYDLADDLGIPGSTLTYRLRRAEAWLAKEYVDR from the coding sequence ATGCGCGAGGTCGTCTTCGTCGTCACACACGAACCCGGCGTGAACCCGGTCGCTGACCTGCTGGCTGACCACCCCGCCGCGCGGCTCCGGTCGGCTGCCTGCCATGTCACCGAGTCGAGTCTCTGGCGGGTCGACCACGCTCAGGGTCCTGCCGTGGTCCTCGATTCGCTCGCGGATATGGCGGGCGCACGCTACTTCACCGACTGTCTGGTCCGTGACGGCTGTGCCGGCGACTGGGAGACGACGGTGCTCGACCGGACCGACAGCTCGCTCGTGTTGTACTCCTATTGGGAGCGGGCCCCGGACTGTGATTCAGTACCGCATCTCGCCCGCGAACACTTCGGCGAGGGCGTCGTCATCGACGAGACGTGGCGCGAGCGGAGCCAGCGGTGGCGCGTGCTCGCGCCCGACGGTGACATCTCGCCGTTCATCGAAGACGTCCGTGCTGTTGCCGATGCGGATGTCACCTTCGAGCGCGTCTCCGACCCTGACCCGGCGGCCGATGATGCCCTCCCGCCGGAGCAGGCCGACGCGCTTGCGGCGGCCGTCGAGGCCGGCTACTACGAGACGCCGCGGGAGACAGAGGCCTACGACCTCGCTGACGACCTCGGCATTCCGGGGTCGACGCTGACCTACCGCCTCCGGCGCGCCGAGGCGTGGCTGGCAAAAGAGTACGTCGACCGGTAG